The Sylvia atricapilla isolate bSylAtr1 chromosome 14, bSylAtr1.pri, whole genome shotgun sequence genome includes the window ACAGGCCCTTTTCATTTCCCATGGCATCTGCAGATGATGTGGGAGCTCTTCACAGGGAAAACATGttgttttctccttcagcacCACTGAAAACTTTGTCAGTCTCTTCTGGTGGTCCAACACTGCAGCGAGAAGCACAGAACACTATGGATGGGGCAAAAGGACATTGTTGCTTCAGAGCATTCTTTTGATTTGTAAGATCAGCAAATCCCCATGGAAATGGAAACCTGAAGCTACTGAATCCAGTGACTGCAATGAAGTAACTCCGGCTTTTTATACCAGGTAGGTATTTACCTGGCTTGCATCGTTCTCAGGGATAGGAAAGGGTTGTTTAAATCCTCTAATGGCAGCTGTAACCACCTGGGATTCAGAAAAGAGTCTCTCCCCAGTCCCTTCTCCCAGGTAGAGCAAGCACTGAAGGACCAGCTAGCACTGAACAATTATTAGTCTTTGGAAAAGGGGTGATACTTCACTGGACTCCCCTGTGGTTTGTccacagaattttaattttttatttcaagctaAGCCAGAGGATATGAACGTATCAATTACATTTGCACAAGGTATCATGTACTGGTACTcaatcaaaaataaaagcagatgaaGCACTTCCTTAAGCTGCAGTCACTACACTGCAGTAACACTTGCTTAATTTCTCCATTGCTCTGGGTTTCTGTTCATTCCTACACAGAAGCAGCATCCAGGGACTACTATTGAATTTCTGAAGTGAAGCTACCTGAAGTTTCCTCCTAATACAACTTTGGTAATCAGCACCACAAGCCAATACTGCACCCATTATAATCAGTGGCCAATACCTTCCTGTCTCTAAGAAAAATTACACTGGGACTTTAATAGGAAATTACAAAATGGATTACCTTTTTGGTATAAACTTCTTGGCGTGTTTACCTGGaagcaaaataatattaatgttACAATGGCAAAACAAAATCTATAATTCTGATGTATGTGTCAAACCAGCTCAGAAGCAATGACAGCAAGCCGCAAAATTTCTGTGGGCTaggcaggaaagaaaggatCCCATCCTGATTTCAGTGACTGATTTCAGCGTCTTTTGGGAGCATTTCCAGGAAAGTGTGGGGCCACTGAAGTATGAAAAGAGAACCAACAGGATGAGCCAGCCCTGAAGCAAGTGAGAGAACATATTCTTTACACAGGCTGcctcctgctgcatcccaccCAACTCATCCTCCCTGGCCCCCTGATGGTGCCACAGTCCTGGAGTAAGGACAGCATCTCCCAGAGAATGAACACAGCACTGGCACCAGGAGCATGGCAGAGTTCCCAGAACAGCCAGGGACTCAGAAGGACACGTGCATCAGACCAGGATTAGAACCATTTAGCTTAAGGATACTCACGTCTCCAAACCAACGAGATCATCAGGATGAAAAGGATGGACCCAGCTATGACACAGGCAATGAgaatggcagagctgggaaactggaagggagaagagagaagctgaaaaggCTTTGGGAGCACATTTCCTTCAGAGCTATTTGCACTGGTGCTCAGAGCACTGGGCTGCAGTTTGCAGTGCTGTTCTGAGTTTGCCCGTGCAAAGTGTCGAGACGACACACTGAGTTGATCATGATAAAAAACATGATTTACCTTCTCAGTACTTAATAAACCTtattctgaaatactgaaacCAGATTCATCCCATTTAATGTGGACTTGTTAAAAGTGTCCAAAGTAGAAGTAGGAGCTCAGTCACCCCCATCCTTCTCTTAAAGACAAGGGGAGGTGTAACACCCTCCAAACCTGCCTTTTGCCTGGTCACACCTCGAGGATGTTACCTCCCCTCTCTCACAGGGATCCAGGAGATCAGTTTTGTCTGGAAGTGTCCAGTGAATGCTCACGCTTTGGCTCTATCTACTGAAAAGAGGAGCAGGTGGTTCCTGAGCTATTAAATAAAAGTTCAAGCCACTGTTTGCAAAAGCTGTCCTTGCAGTATGAATACACAGCAAATCACAAGCGTCCTGCTGTCCTGATTGCTACTCAAACACTCTTGAAACTTACAGGAGGTTTTACGTTGTCTCCTCTACCTTCATGTTTCCCAGCATTGCCATCTGAATTTGCTGAAACctctgaaaatgaaagagatTGAAATTGTTACTGGCACAGTCACCTGAAGGAGTGAGGGCTGCAGTGGCTGTCAGTGCTTCAGTCAAGGAGTAATGAACTCTCAGGGAATGAGACCcttgcaaaaccaaaaaagaaggATTAGTTTCCACCACAAATGGTAGCTGAGGAAGCTGTGGGAAACAACCTTCCtcaatgaaaaggaaaacccagggacaccttcactATCTCCAGTTGCTCCGAGTtccatccaacctgtccttggacacttccagggatggggcacagccacagcttctctgggcaacctgtgccagagcttcagcaccctcacagggaagaattttttcattatatccaatctaaacttaCCCTCAATCACTTTGAATCCATATAAATAGTGTCTCTCCAATATATAATCccattagggaaaaaaaataacgCTATCaatttaatgctatttttttaaacttttcagaGTATGTTATCCCATGAATAAGCTAATCTGCCCTAAATATCTCAGTTCTGACCAGCCCCCTGTGAGAGCTGTGCTGATGTGTCTCCACATCCCACGTGCTTGTATTTTATCAAAGACAAGGCATGGGTAGCTCATGCCAGTGTATGTAGAAATTAGCACAGAagtagaaaagacaaaaagcactACAGCTAAACAAATACAGGTAATAAAACTCCAAAAAGTACTGAAAATCCCAGGGATGTGTGAACATTACATTTTGTCATATGCCTGGTTTATGACACATCCCTCTCTTAGAGGTTTGTTCTTCAGAGCTATCCCAAATCCACAAGAAATGCAGATGTCACAGTGACAGTCCAGCAAGTCAGAGTTAAATTTTATGGCAACATGTGCAGCCCAGCTGATGGGACCAACTATTTCTTGTTCAAGAATCACTTTGATACTTAAAAGAGCAAGGATGTTTTTGAGATCTGAAGTATGGCTGGTGCTGCCACAGTTGTAGCTGGGGGAAAGCAagtgaagagagaagagaaattaaatcagAGCCTGGTCAGCAGGAACCATCCACCCTAAGCAACCCAACCTATCTGCCAAAAACTGTTCTTGGAGATGGAGGGCTCTTAACCCTGGGCTTCTCTCCTGCTGTTGTCACATCAATACAATGTTCAGCAACAAATCAGCCTCCTCTTACCTTACAGCAAGCCTGAGCTGGGTGCATTTAGGGCATTATTTCACAGAGTGAGAGGAGACCAAGGCAAGAACTGGACTTGTGGTTCTCACCAGACAACAGCCAGTTGTGCTGCAGCATTTTCACACCTTGTGACAGTTTGACACAAGGTTTTGCACATGTGGGAGTGACTCACACCAACAGGGTACATCTGCTGGTGTTACTGCTTCTGTGGTGCCTCTTTCCACCTCACTGTCACAACTCAAGTTGCTCCAGGAATCCTGGAGTTGAGACCCTTTGTAAAACTTCTTATTTACAATGACAAAACACAGGCATTTTCCATCATGCCAGAAGGGTGATAAGTGAGACTGGAATGAGAAACCCTCACAAATGCTCAGGAGACCAGTTTAGTCTCTTCTGTGAGCCCTCTCCAGAGGCACTAAGGAACACTCTGCTCTAagtctttaggtctttcaaaAGAAGACctgcaaaaatcaaaatactgagggtttaaaaattaagagattCTTGGCTCTTACTGGAACTAAGAGGCCAAATACAACATGTCATCctcaaattttaatattaagttCTCTGTTGAGGGCCAACACTTGGGAAAGatttaaaatggaaatctcAATTAACATAGTGATGACAAACCAGATATCTGAGAATTCAGTGATGTTGAAAAGTTTGGTTTTGGACTTCTGTCAGATCTGAGATACCTAATAGTCATGAATTATTCAAAATCAACTTGCTTTGGAGGTATAAAAACATGTTTCTCTCAGCTCTTGTTACATTCTGATTTCAAACAATTTCTGTGTGGACCCTGAATACTGCCAGGTGCGATGAATAACTATCAGTACATGCTTGGTGCACTCTTAAGAATACTCAACAGGGTTTGTTTCCAACTTTTTAAGTTCTCTGAGCAAGCAACTTTCTGACCTTGTAATGTTATCCTACTCACCCATGACTGACATCTCTTCCATCAAGTCAGAGATGCTggtttcctctgctgctggaagtgtACCTGGGAATTCAGTAGTCactgaaacaaagtaaaaaagtaATGCTTATAAAGATCACTAATTAGAAAGGTCTCCACATGGCTTTCAAATCTGTGCAGATATCAATCTGTGGAAATGAAGTCAGTAATGAGGATAAAGCAGTAACCTACACATGGTTTGATAACAGGTCACTCTGATCACTAATAGGACCCTTCACATGAGATGAGAATGTAAATACTcaattttaaacatgttttgaaTTCTCACTATTTCTCAAGCAGAACATACTCTAAATTCAACTTCACCAGGGAATTTCAACTGTCTTTcccaaatcaggaaaaaaatcagtgcacaGTTAAGTGTATCTCACTTACTTCACCTCAGGTGCTGGGattcacatttatttctgctgtacTTCATGAGGTTTCTGTCATATTATTTCTCCGTGTTAAAGCTCCTCTGCAGGAGGCCTGACCCTCTGCTGCCTTGGCCCTTCACCCCAATTTAGCATCACCTACAGCCTCTGACCTGTGTTTGCCTAAACCCCCAGAAACACACCCATAGGCATTTCAGATATAAATAGAAGTATTTGGAGAGTCCCTATGATGCCAGTACCACAGACCATgtctgctgcacagaaaaaggaaaggattgGTGCTGGTTACCCTCTGGACTTCCAGGGAGCGTGGAGCAGAAAATGGCATCTTCAGCAGCTTGGGAAGTTGTTGAAAAATCTGGAGGAGCACTCGTTTCCATCGTAGttacaggaaaaatatcatTTTCTGTCAGAGCAGCTGTTGAGGGAGCAGAGATCTCCCATGTAGTCACTGCTAGAAGCTCAGGGGTTGTGGTTTCTGGTGGAAGGGTGTTGGATGTCAGCAGGACCTCAGTCTCTGTTGTTAGCTGGAGATCTGAAGGTGCTTGAGGAACAAAAGTTTCTGTGAAATGTTCAGAGAAATCAGGAGTTTttctggtggtggtggtggttgtaGTCACTGGAGGGGCTGCATGGAAAAAACACAGCCAAGGGAAAAGCCAGGTCAGAGCTTTTGTGAGATAACTCACACCCACCCCTGAGGGAAGCCAATGCAGAAATGAGTAAAAATTATCTGGCTgctaaaatactgaaaatgaagGTGGGagagttattttaattttaattagcCAAAAGCATGACCAGTCAGAGAAATTCACAGACTTAcagatttgcttttcttttaccAGTCTACCATTGTAGAAATGGAAGGCCCAGGACCTTGTCTGGTAAATCCCCAAAGCTTGACAActttcttattttgcttttcaatgtcctcataaaatacaaaaaataaaacacctcgGTTTTTCAGCTACAATCTTCTTGCTAATCCTtgcatctgtttcttttttcatggaCTGTTGCCCCCAGCCTCAGGGGCAGACAAGaaattgcagcatttttcaCCCTCTCTCTTGTTGTATTGCTTAAAACAAACAGATGTGCCGTGTGCACCAATTGTGCCCtataaaagccagaaaaaaaaaatctttctgctttgtgGAGGGTGGATataatctccttttttttttttttttttttttcttgtgcaagACCTTTATCCTGCAGTTCAGAATAATAATAGGAAAGGGAAGAAACCCTTCAAGACCCTGAGACAAAATTTCCAAACATGTGGGTGTTGAGGACCCACCCTTAAGGGGAAGGAAGAACCCTTTAGGGTGGACAATCCTAATGTGCCTCTTCTGACATGAAAAGTCTTTTCAGTGTTGGGGTGAGCCTcaaatgaaaaactgaatttcattCCAAGGGGCTCCTTAAATTCTAAATGCCTTTTAAATTCcattgtcttttaaaaagtcaaGAATAGCTACACaatgagaaatgaaatattcatttgagaagcaaaaaaagggtaaaattagggtggttttttttttttaatttaaactgcCAATTGAATGTGACTCAAATTGGCAACCGGTTGCAGATCTCCCTTGAAAAAGACGTAATCTGGGAAAAACACCTTTggccaaaacaaaccacaaaaggCACACACAGACCCCAATTTTTCACCATCCAGGGAGTGTTTTCTCCCTGCTGGACGTGTCCCCCAAGGTCCCCAGACCCACCTCTGGCCAGCTCCAGCCGAATGTTGGTCTTGATGTCGTTGAAGGGGCCGGGGATCTCCACGCGGCAGCAGTACatccctgcatcctcctcctTGGCCACCCTGATGGTCAGGGACACGTCCCCAGAGGACACGTCGCCACGCAGGTTGTACCTCCAGGACTCTCTGAACGTCACCTTGCTGCCGGTGGTGTGCAGAATTTTGTTCCTGCACTTGGAATTGGGGCAGCGGTCCTTGCCCCAGCACATGTCGGAGATGTCGCTGGGCCACCTCACGCGGtaggagcagggcagtgtcacaGGCTGTCCCACCGTGCCTCTGACAACGTCTTCAGACACCGTGTGCGCTGTCAGGGAGAGCCAGGAGAGGTGAGTGCTGCCAGCCTCTGACAGAGGGTCATTCACTCTGCCTACAGTGAATGAGCAAGGTGTGGAGAAAGAGCTGCTGGGCCCCAAGACTGCTCCTGTGGCAGTTCATACCCCGAGGCATTATAGATGGTAGCTCTCAGGTTTTGCTTTGCTCCCTGCTCTAGTCCTGgccagctgctggagggaggCTCATAAAATGCATCAGATATGTGGTGAGCAAAGCTGGGCTCTGTTGCTGACAGCCCGGGCACAGGCAGGACCTCTgcaaatggaatttaaaaactCTGCTCCTGTCCCGTCTCCTCTCCTAGGAGGCTGTTTGGAAGAACCCTGTTGTGAAGGACATCTGGTTTTCTCAGCCCACCATCACCTCctctgaaaaggaaatgctgtcaCAGTTGCCTTTCACTGACAGTCTCAGTGACTGTCAGTGCAGGGTCCAAAATACCTATTCATGTGTGAAATTAGGGTCTAAttgagctggcagagcagagggatcTGTCTGTAGGAACCTGTTCTCAGAAAGTGCACTGAGCAAGCCCTGCCAACTAATCCCACTTACCCTGTGGAACTCTGTCTACACAGAATCTTTAGTTGTTGGTGTCATACTGATGTTAAAAAGAGCACATACACATTTTGTTTGTCATCTTACTCTTAGTGACCAGCTTTAGTTGGTGTTTACAGCCAATGCTCATCTTGGCATCTGGTCTGAATCTTTGCTATATGTGATTCCCTCTTAAATGTTTATGATGCTCCCAGACTGCCTTAAAATAGATTTCTTCTTCACAAAAGTCTTTATACAAGAAAAGGTTCCCAGACAGGAACAAATCCTTTCCTGGTTCACATTCACCTGGTCTGTGTCAGCCTTCCTACCTTTCTTTTGTCTCCATGTTATCATTTAAACACTGTGGAGCAGgacctgagggagctggggagcaACCAGACCTGTGCTCCAACCCTGCAGATCTCATGGCCAGCTTGCTCACCTCAAAGaggccttgctgctgctgctattaTCACCAGCTCTGGCCCTGGTTTGCCAAACATTTCTATTTTGCCAGCTGTTTGAATGCCTTTCCTTACTGGCACGACTCCCAGATAGCAAACAGATGCTTCCAACTGTGTCCATgtctcctttgttttctctttaatggACAATTCCCTAGGTGAGGCTTTAATCTGTGGCTGGCTGCCTCGTGACTTGTTATTGGGATGACATTTCAGATCCTTTATTGCTTATCCCACTGGCAAGAGAAGCCAATCCATTCAGGTTTCCACAGCTCCAAATGCTGAAAGAATCGAGGCAGACAAAACAACGGGCAATACAGCCTGAAGGACAAGAGCTTCTGCACTGAAATGAAGGCAGGATATGCCAGAAACCGAATTCCTGAGTACAGGATAAGGCTTTGCGAGATGGTGGCTTTGGCCCCTGGAAAGGGAAGGTTCATTTGCcttgaaacagcaaaacagagaaaacagcctCTCTCTCTATGAAGACAGGATAAGACATGCAGTTGACCTTGAAAGTATTTCTGTGGGAGCAAGGGTTTAGTCATGAGCAGGTTAACATATATTTTCAAGACAGTACAATGAAGATGTGTGCAAAACAGGCTAAAACTGGTGCTAGAATTCAAGTCACTGCTTCTTGAGGAGAATTGGGCTCatcttctgctgcttcagccCAGATCTGCATGAAAGCCTTGTTAAGCTATCCtttaacaaatgaaaatttgcCTGCTCTTCTCTTTGAAAGAAGCAGACCCCTGAACTTTGTAAATAAATAACTAAgtaaaaaatttttaaaaagaagaggaaagataCAAGGCATCGGAGTCTCTTCAGTGCAGTTTCCCTCTAGTACTCCTGCTAGAAAGTTACAGGTTTTGCAGTTTCGATTCCTCTTTCAATTTGTGTGAAGGTCATGTTGCCAACATCTGCCTGCACTGCAGGCTGGTGAGGAGAGCTTCAATACTGCAGCAGCCTGGATTCAACAGCATGAACCTCTGCAAGGAATAAAAAACTTACTTCTCAGGTGCAGCCTCTTCTACAGACTCACCTTCCAAAGGAAGTAGTAAATAGGAGGGAAGGAACATGTCTTTGAAATTGAGAGCTTCCTGAGATCCTGCTCTTACTGTGGGGGGAATCCAACCCTTCTTCATGGCACTGACCTTCCAGGCATCCAGATCTGACCTAAGGCTCTGCCTGGGTGTTCCCACTGAAGTCTGTGAGATGTGCCACTCTTAAGTCCTTCATCAGTGAGAGAAAAATGGACTCCAGATGTTTCATATGCCATCCAACATAGAAAGGGGTATTTGTAAGTGGTCAGATCACGCAGGTATACTCACATTTGTGTACAGtctcccccaaacccaccctcaGGGGCAGCTGGCACTAAGCAGTAATTCCAATAGTTGCTCTTCTAGTTGTCTTCTCTCGCACAAACTTGTCATTGGATGGACAAAAACATCCTCCAGCCAAGACAGATGTTtgataaaatttttttttccccttgatcTATGCCTGGAATAATTTTCCTACTTTGCAGAAGATATTTGGAATCTTTGCCCTATcaatccttttatttctttccttactGAAGCTTCTTTACTGATGAGATAGCCCAGGATATTACtgataaacagaaaagaagcatttaACTGGCTATTGAACCTCAAGACAACACATTCTCAGCACGGAGCTGAGTTAAAGAGCAGGTAACAAAAAGCCATTCTCATCCTTCAGGAGCTCTGCAAGGGAAGAGAACAAGGGAACTAACACAGAGGAAACTGCACACAGttttaaaagtggaaaaaaccacaaacctcAAGCAGTAACtcaataaattaagaaaatttttgAAGTTCTCTATACAACTATGatctttttcattgttttgttttcacaaaacAACTGTTGCTGGTGttcatttgaaaaagaaaaaaaaaaaaagttagtttcctgagcaaacacacaaaaagcagGTGAAGACTCACCTATAAAGATCTGTATCATCATCCAGTGGAACAGCACAAAATGGGACATTCTGGCTGAGGGAGACACCAGGGCAGCAagtggaagaagagaaaaccaGACTTTATCCTTTCCAGAGGCACTGAGACAGTCCCACTGAAGTCTCATTTCTCCATTTCCAGATTTTACATGCTGCAAGTGTTTCTTTCCTACGCTTCCGGATAGGAACTGGCCAAAGAGGGGATCTCCTGCTGTGTTCAGCTGGTGCAGCCCcactcagggctctgtgggcagctctgggacacaCAATTTAATGACATTCAGGTCCTTGAATGTGCCCAGACAAGGCCAACAGAGTCTGGATTGaatgtcctgtgaggagcagctgaggactccagcactggagaaaaggagagtgagaggagctcagagctctctgcagcttcctgaggaggggACATGGACAGGGAAGTGCTGATCTCTCCTCCCTGGAAGCCACAGGACACATGGGGATGGTTCCCAGCTCACCAGGGGGGTTTACACTGGACATTGGGAGGTATTTAGAGGGAGGACAGTAaaccctggaacaggctgtccttTTCACCTTTCCCCTTCCAAGAAAATCAGCATGCTACTGTCACCAAAAAATTCAATATTCTATTTGCTTTGCCATTCCCTGGAACTCTTAAGGCTCAGTTCTGTTCCAGGGTCCTGAGTGGCAAAGACAAATTCTGTGCTTTTACACTCCTGAGCATTTGGTGTATTCTCCCCTCAAACTTTGTCTTTATTTACATTTGCTAAATCCCTCATTTCCCATGATTCTGCCCTCTGCTTGAAGACCCCTCTCTTTCCCCAGCTTCgtattttctgtttgcaaaaaCAGCCTTGGAGGAAGTTGTTACAAATGTTTTGCTGCCAAAACCACATCCTTCCCAAAGAAACGCAACATCATCTTCAAGAAATATATTTCACTCCTTCtgactgttttatttctttctgacCAATTGACAAATAAGTCCTCTGGAAGTTCTTCTCTGAAACAGCTGAGTAATAAAGCAAAAGTAATTCAGGGCAGTAGGGTCAGGAGTGAAGAATTGCAGATAGACAAAATTCTGTGCAAATAAATGTAGCACAGTGCAAACTGGAGTGCAATTCCAAGTTCAAATGATAAAATGATGGGCTTTTAACCAGGCATTACACTTTTAGTAATGAGATTTTGGGCTTATCATGATAGTCAAGCCCATGAAAATATCACCCTTCTGTTTGCTAGCactgaaaaaaccaaataaaatctTAGCAATAAAGGCAATGAGTAAAATACCTAATTTGCTATATTCTATCAGGTACCGTTCATACAatggcccagccccagctcccctgTGAACAGAACTAATGAAACCTGAGGCATCCAATATCCTGAAGACTTTTTCCCTGCAATGATCATAGTTTCTCCCATTACTCCCcagccagcagtggctgtgagcTGATGtcagtgcagggagcagctaAATCTCCCTTGGGGCACAGACTTGGGTCGTTATTCAGCTACAAATTTCCATGAAGCTTTTCCAGACAGGATTGGACAGTGTCATAGGCAACCAGGAAAGGCACAGGATGAACACAGCATCCTATCACCTTTGTTTTTATACAACAGAAGCAGAGTGCATT containing:
- the LOC136367526 gene encoding T-cell immunoglobulin and mucin domain-containing protein 4-like isoform X1; the encoded protein is MRLQWDCLSASGKDKVWFSLLPLAALVSPSARMSHFVLFHWMMIQIFIAHTVSEDVVRGTVGQPVTLPCSYRVRWPSDISDMCWGKDRCPNSKCRNKILHTTGSKVTFRESWRYNLRGDVSSGDVSLTIRVAKEEDAGMYCCRVEIPGPFNDIKTNIRLELARAPPVTTTTTTTRKTPDFSEHFTETFVPQAPSDLQLTTETEVLLTSNTLPPETTTPELLAVTTWEISAPSTAALTENDIFPVTTMETSAPPDFSTTSQAAEDAIFCSTLPGSPEVTTEFPGTLPAAEETSISDLMEEMSVMEVSANSDGNAGKHEGRGDNVKPPFPSSAILIACVIAGSILFILMISLVWRRKHAKKFIPKSVGPPEETDKVFSGAEGENNMFSL
- the LOC136367526 gene encoding T-cell immunoglobulin and mucin domain-containing protein 4-like isoform X2, which produces MRLQWDCLSASGKDKVWFSLLPLAALVSPSARMSHFVLFHWMMIQIFIAHTVSEDVVRGTVGQPVTLPCSYRVRWPSDISDMCWGKDRCPNSKCRNKILHTTGSKVTFRESWRYNLRGDVSSGDVSLTIRVAKEEDAGMYCCRVEIPGPFNDIKTNIRLELARAPPVTTTTTTTRKTPDFSEHFTETFVPQAPSDLQLTTETEVLLTSNTLPPETTTPELLAVTTWEISAPSTAALTENDIFPVTTMETSAPPDFSTTSQAAEDAIFCSTLPGSPEVTTEFPGTLPAAEETSISDLMEEMSVMEVSANSDGNAGKHEGRGDNFPSSAILIACVIAGSILFILMISLVWRRKHAKKFIPKSVGPPEETDKVFSGAEGENNMFSL